GGCAAAGAATTCATAACCATCCTCCACAACCTGAACCAAAATAATTGTTCAGTGTCTAACATGGTAGCATGAGTGAACACATTGAAAAGCTGCAAATGAAGAAAAGGAAAGTCAAAAACCTGATGAGCACGACAAACAAGGTCCAAGTCATGCTTCATTAAAAATTCTGCCACCTTATCAGGGCCAAATGTATAGGAGACTCCTCTATCATTCATTCCCCATCCCTTAACATCTCTGCCAGGATCTGACCAGAGCAAATCGCATAGCAAGCCAGTATCAGGGATAGCAGTTGGACGAGGCAAATTCCTGATCTGATCCAAATTTGTCAAATCAGGGGAAAGACCACCATGCATACATAATATTTTGTCATCTATAAGAGCTGCGACAGGAAGGCAGTTAAAGCTGTCGGTAAAGGATTTCCAAAGTCTGACATTAAACCGGCGCTTGCACTCATCATAGAAACCATATATACGATTAATAGAAGCACATTCGTGATTCCCTCTAAGAAGAAAAAAGTTCTCCGGAAATTTGATTTTATATGCAAGCAGGAGGCATATTGTTTCTAAACTCTGCTTGCCACGATCCACATAGTCACCTAAAAACAGATAATTTGCACTAGGAGGAAAGCCCCCATATTCAAAGAGCCTTAGTAGGTCACTATATTGCCCATGAATGTCACCTGAAATAAAGAAGAGCATACATGTCAGAATATAGTGTATACATATAAGATTACTAAAACAATACTTAACAGAACAGTCTTCCATAACAGCTGCAGAGGTTTTTATGTGTGTGAGCATTGAATAATCCTTTTCTAAATATCAGCGATTCTCAAAGCCTCAGATGACTTTCTCCCTCATAACTAAGGAACTCAAATGACAATACGTTAAGGTTTAAACTTTAAACTGTAAGCCCTTGATCTCCTGGCCATCAGCCATCCCTAAAAAAAAAAAAAAACCGAGAACATATAAAATTCCCCAAATTCAACCTTCTAAATTCTATTTTTTCATTCTCAACAATGTCAGATTAAAAAAGAAAAAAAATTGATTTCCCCCAGGGCATTACAAAACCACCACTAAATTGAAGCAACACAACACATAACCACGCGCAAATGAAAAAAATTGGGAACAAACACGGTGGCCAACATTTTAAATCTCAAGCTGGTTACTTCTGTGTGCACTCATTTAGCAATCAAACATAGAGCATGAATCAAACATCCTTTTGTTCACAAGAAATCTCCAACTGAACAATAATCACATACATGAACTCAAAGTAACAGACAGCAACATCAACTATCCACAATCATTTAAACCCACACAAACACATCACACAACTAACACAGCATCGACGAATAAAAAATGGACTAAAGCAGAAATCTTTACCAAAAACAAAAACAATCACAACCAAAGACCAACTAAACAACCAAAACAAACATCTCATTACTAAATGCAGCTTGCGACGAATCTTCGCTTCTCTAAGCTCTTCTGTTCTTCATTCAAATTCAAAACTTCGAAAAAAAATTCAAATACATACGAGTCTTCATTCAACTACATACCACAAGCTCATTCCATCACAACCCAACCAAAAACAAACTTCCAAAATCACAATCAAAGCCACAGAAGAGTATAAAAAATCAAAGCAATTCTTCAAAAATCATAAACAAAATAAAACTACAAACACAAATAGAGCTCAATCAATGTAATCCGAGTTCGACGTACCGCAAATTTTGATAGGAGCTTCAAGCTCGAGCAAATTAGGCTGCTGAAGAAAGATTTCCCTGGAAGCAACACAGAGCTGTTTGATCTCGGACTCGGAGAGCTGGACCTGCTTCCCCGGCCTGGCCAATCGGACCTCCGTGAGCCGCCGGATTATGTCATCGAGCACGGCAGGGTCCATAGCTCCCTGCCCCTGCGCCGCCATTCGACGATTCGATTCTCAGATCCCTCCTTGCCGGACGGCTCCGATTGAAAGAAGAAAACCCTAGAAAACCAGAGAGAGGGAGGAGAGAGAAGAAGAAGAAGAAAGGGTCTCTGACGGAATTTNNNNNNNNNNNNNNNNNNNNGGGGATTTTTTTTTTTTTTGGATGGAGGAAACTAGGAAAGGGTCAAAACATTGGAAGAGGGAGACGGCTGCAACTCCAATGTGACGGAGGTGCCTATACGTATGTTGGGAAATAATGTGATGGTGAAACGGCGTCGTTCAGATGATTTTAGGGTTGTCCGGTTAGGTTAAGAGGGCTGAGGTGATGTAGTTAAGGGTTGGGTTACAATGTCACATGGCCAAGAGAGATGGTTAGGGGGATGGTTAGGGGAGATTCGACATATAGTTGGTAGAGAGATTTGAGTGTACGTATCTAAGGTCATGTTGGTACGTCATATAGGTGAATGTTGTGTCATGCTTCGATTACGTTATATTTGAGAATAAGTTTGATCGATTTTGAAAATTTAGAATCTTAATTGCACAATATTTTAAGAGATCTATGTGTTAAATTCGAATACGTGTTCTAGTACAATAAGTAATTGTTCATTCTTTGTTATCCTCAATCCTCTATTACTAAAAGTCTAAAAGATCATTTGCACTAGGAGTGAACCACCATGTTAAAAGAGCCTTAACAGGTCAGAGTATTGCCCGTGGATGTTGCCTGAAAATGGAACTGAGGATGTTAAGAAAATCTTGAAGCGGATGAACTTCATCCAAATTAATCCTTCATGAACAGCTCATGATTCTCCCTAGTCCTGATACATGTAGGAAATCATTCTCCCTACTGAAATTAATTTTTTCAGTAGAGCTTAACATTGACAAGCAAGATTTGCTACCATCACAGGCAGATGGCGACCCCATATGTTGTTGCAGACATGCTCATGTACTTGGTTATATCAGTTCCTAATCTCTGTCCACTGTGAAAGTGAAGCTCACCTTCACTCTCCAACAGAGAAAGGATGGTCTACTGAAAGATGTCATGTTATGTTTGGGAATTGGGATTGTGTCGAAAAATCGATTTAACATAATTATATAAGCACAATATCTGAAATTATTTAGAATAGTCTGGACAAACAGAATAGATGAAAGGTTTTTACTTTAAAAGGAGAAGGTT
Above is a window of Fragaria vesca subsp. vesca linkage group LG7, FraVesHawaii_1.0, whole genome shotgun sequence DNA encoding:
- the LOC101309292 gene encoding serine/threonine-protein phosphatase PP1 isozyme 4-like; the protein is MAAQGQGAMDPAVLDDIIRRLTEVRLARPGKQVQLSESEIKQLCVASREIFLQQPNLLELEAPIKICGDIHGQYSDLLRLFEYGGFPPSANYLFLGDYVDRGKQSLETICLLLAYKIKFPENFFLLRGNHECASINRIYGFYDECKRRFNVRLWKSFTDSFNCLPVAALIDDKILCMHGGLSPDLTNLDQIRNLPRPTAIPDTGLLCDLLWSDPGRDVKGWGMNDRGVSYTFGPDKVAEFLMKHDLDLVCRAHQVVEDGYEFFADRQLVTIFSAPNYCGEFDNAGAMMSVDENLMCSFQILKPAEKKTKFMMSTKM